The genome window GATGCCATGGTGGTATTGCTGGCCTCCTGATTAAAAGAGCGGTTTAATTACAGAGCGGATGGGGGGGTGATACGGCAACGGGGGAGCTTTTCTGCTTCCTAACCGCTGCGCCCCCGTCTGTCCAGCGTTAGGTGAAGATTTACCATCGCGGCCGGCACTTTCACGCCGGCCGCGGGCGACCGGAGAGGTCACCGGGGCGGCCGGATGGCCGGATGGACGGATTGCCCCGGCCGGATCGCAAGCCGTCCCGTGCGGCTTGGCGGACCGTACCGCGTCACCGGACCGGTTCAGGATCGATTCGGGACAGACCCCAAAAGTGCCGAAAGTCGCATCCGGCGGCGTAAACCCGCACCGCTTCGCGCACAAGAACGCACCCTGTATGAGCCGTGTTGCAGAGAGGGACGCAACGGGCCGTTAATTCTCGTGTAAGTTGAAGAATCGCGTTGACTTCGAACGGGTCATGGCGAAAGAGAGAGGGAAAGGTGTGTGTGCCTGTTACGAAGGCGGTCAAGTCAAGACGACGTACATTACCCTCACTACCCCCAAGAAGGATATTCAATGAAGCGTTTCGCGTTCTCCCCCTTACTTGTGCTGCTCTCTGCAGTTAGCATATTTGCGCAGCAAAAAACCGTGACCGTGGCGACGGTGAACAACCCTGCGATGATCGAACTCAAAAAGCTGTCGCCCAAATTCGAAGCCGCAAACCCCGACATCAAGTTGAACTGGGTGGTGCTCGAAGAAAACATCCTGCGCCAGCGGGTCACCACCGACGTTTCGACGGGCAGCGGCCAGTTTGACCTGGTCTTTGTGGGCCTTTACGAGACGCCGATCTTTGCCAAGCGCGGCTGGCTCCGGGAGTTTAAAAACATCCCGGCCGACTACGACCTGGAAGACGTCTTTAAAGGCATCCGCGACGGCTTGTCTTACAACGGCAAGCTCTACGCGCTGCCTTTCTACGGGGAAAGTTCGATGCTGATGTACCGCAAAGACCTTTTTGATGCCAAAGGGCTCACGATGCCCGAGCAGCCCACCTACGACGACATCAAGAAGTGGGCCGATGCGCTGACCGATAAGGGAGCGGGCGTTTATGGCATCACGCTGCGGGGCAAGCCGGGCTGGGGTGAAAACATGGCGTACGTCGATACGCTCATCAACACCTTCGGGGGCACCTGGTTTGACGAAAAATGGCACCCGACCATCGACACGCCGGAATGGAAGAAGGCGATCACCTTTTATATTGACCTGATGAAAGCCGACGGGCCGCCCGGGGCCAGCGCCAACGGCTTCAACGAAAACCTCACCCTTTTTGCCAGCGGCAAGGCGGCCCTGTGGATTGACGCAACCAGCGGGGCGGGCCCCCTTTATGACAAGAGCCAGTCGCAGGTGGCCGACAAGGTGGCTTTTGCCAATGCCCCGATCGCGGTAACGCCCAACGGCTCGCACTGGTTGTGGAGCTGGGTGTTTGCCATTCCCGTAAAGGCCAAGCAGCCGGACGCGGCCCAAAAGTTTGCGGAGTGGGCCACGTCCAAGGAGTACATCAAGATGGTGGCCGACGATGCCGGTTGGGCAACCATTCCGCCGGGCACGCGCAAGTCGACCTACGATAACCCGGATTACCAGAAAGCGGCTCCTTTCGCTAAAGTGACCCTGCAGGCGATGCAGACGGCCGATCCGACCAAACCCACCGCCAAGGCGGTACCCTATATAGGCATCCAGTTTGTGGGCATCCCCGAGTTTCAGTCCTTGGGTACGGTGGTGGGCCAGAACATCGCGGGGGCGCTGGCCGGTAAGATGTCGGTCGACCAGGCGCTGAAAGACAGCCAGGCCGCGGCCGAGCGCGCCATGAAGCAAGCCGGCTACTTGAAGTAGCCCCTGACCTTTGGCCAGGCCGGCCGGCCCGAGACCCGGGCCGGCCTTTGGGTTCAAGCACCTTTTTTCGACATGGACCAGCCTTAATCCTGTTCCTCGCTAGGAAACTTTTATGAGCATGCCTACGCAAGCCACACCGGCGCCGCCGGTTGCGCCCTCGGTCACCCCGCCGGGTAAGGTTGAGAAGCCCAAATTGTGGCAAACGCTGTTGATGGCCCCGTCCGTCGGGCTGCTCCTGTTCTGGATGATCGTGCCCCTGGCCATGACGATCATCTTTTCGTTCCGGCGCTTCAACCTGCTCAACCCCGATGTGCAAGGCTTTGCCGGCCTCGACAATTACAGGTTCCTTTGGGAGGACTCTTCGTTTTACCCGGCCATCCTTAACACCGTCATCATTATCGGCGCGGTGCTGGTCATCACGGTGGTGTTCGGGGTCCTGCTGGCCGTGCTCTACGACAAGGATTTCTGGGGCAAGAACGTTGCCACGCTGCTGGTCATCGCGCCCTTTTTCGTCATGCCGACGGTCAGCGCTCTGGTCTGGAAAAACATGATCATGCACCCGGTCTACGGCCTGATCGCTCTGGCTCTGCGCGCCGTGGGCCTGCCGGCCATCGATTGGTTCGGCACCTACCCGCTGTTGTCGGTTATCATCATCATCGCCTGGGAATGGCTGCCCTTTGCCTTCCTGATCCTGTACACTTCGATCAAGTCGCTGGACACGGAACAAAAAGAGGCGGCGGCTATCGACGGGGCCAACCCCTTCCAGATGTTCTGGTTTATCACCTTGCCTCACCTGCAGCGCTCGATCGGGGTGGTGGTCATGATCGAGACGATCTTCCTGCTGTCGATCTTTGCCGAGATCTACACGACGACCTCCGGGGGCCCGGGCCACGCGACGACCAACCTGGCTTACCTGGTCTATTCGCTGGGCCTGCAGCAGTTCGACGTCGGCATCGCCTCAGCAGGCGGGATCCTGGCCGTGGTGCTGGCCAACATCGTGTCGACCTTCCTGGTGCGCATGATGGCTCAAAACCTCAAAGGACGCTAAGGAGAATGATGCGACGATGAGTGCGAACACAACCCGGACCAATTGGGCGTGGGGCATTTTAGGCTGGCTGGTGGCGGTAGTTCTCTTTTTTCCGATCTTCTGGATCACGATCACCTCGTTCAAGACCGAGCAGGGGGCTTACTCGCCCAGCCTCATTTTCATGCCGACGCTGGAAAGTTTCCGCGACGTCTTTGCCCGCAGCAATTACATGGCCTTTGCGCTTAACAGCATCTACATCTCGCTCGGCTCGACGCTGGTCTGCTTCCTGTTGGCCATTCCGGCCGCCTACAAGATGTCGTTCTTCCCGACGCCCAAGACCCAGTCGACTCTGCTGTGGATGCTGTCGACCAAGATGATGCCGGCCGTCGGGGTGCTGGTGCCCATTTACCTGATGTTCAAGACGGTAGGTTTGCTGGACAGCGTGCCAGGGTTGATCTTCATCTACACGTTGATGAACCTGCCGATCGCGGTCTGGATGAGTTACACTTATTTTTGCGAGGTCCCAGCGGCGATACTGGAAGCGGCGCGCATCGACGGGGCGAGCCTGTGGGACGAGTTGTGGCACGTGCTGCGGCCGATGGCGTTGCCGGGGCTGTCGTCGACGGCGTTGCTGTTGATCATTTTAAGCTGGAACGAGGCGTTCTGGAGCATCAACCTGACCAGCGCCAAGGCGGCGCCCTTGACGGTATTCATCGCGTCGTATTCGAGTCCAGAAGGGCTGTTTTGGGCGAAGCTGTCGGCGGCCTCCGTGCTGGCGGTGGCCCCGATCCTGGTGATGGGCTGGCTGACGCAGAAGCAACTGGTGCGCGGCCTGACCTTCGGCGCTGTAAAATAACCGGCTAACCGGCGTGGGATGTAGGCGGAACCCGCCGGAAGTAGAAGAGGCGGCAGAAAGCATTCCCCCTCGTCCCTGACTAGATGACAATCGGGTAAACCCTTGGCTAGGTTCTGCCGCCCTTCGGGGCGCAAACCGGCTCGGCTGGCCGGAGCAAGCAAGGCCACCGGCCCCCGCGCGGCCCGTCTCAGTCGCGCAACGAGCCGCTCAACCAACTTCAAAACCTGTGTAGCTCACGTCGGCATCACGAACTCGGCACCGGTAACGGTCGACCCGGGCCAGCGGGCCGTAACGTTTTTTAATTGCGTATAGAAACGGACCCCCTCGGGTCCATGGACGTGGTGATCCCCGAACAAGGATCGTTTCCAGCCGCCGAAGGAATGAAAAGCCATTGGTACCGGGATAGGAACATTGATCCCTACCATGCCGACGTTGACCTGCAGCATGAAACGGCGGGCTGCAGCGCCATCACGGGTGAAGAGGGCGACGCCGTTTCCGTAAGGGTGGGTATTCACCAGCCGTATCGCCTCGTCGAGGTTAGCCGCGCGCACGACCGATAAGACGGGCCCGAAGATTTCCTCCTGATAAACGCGCATGGCCGGGGTGACGTGGTCAAAGAGAGATCCGCCCAGAAAGAAACCCTGGCCGGGCAGATCTGCAATGCGACCGTCCACGACCAGGCGGGCCCCTTCGTTCACTCCCACTTCAAGGTAGGAGGCGACGCGTTCCCGGTGCGCGGCGGTTACTAACGGGCCCATTTCGGAACCGGCTTCATCGCCGGGACCGATACGCAGCGCCGTGACGCGGGGCTTCAGCCGGGCCACCAGTTCATTGGCTACTTGGGTTCCGACCGGAACCGCGACGGAGATGGCCATGCAACGTTCCCCGGCAGAGCCGAAGGCTGAGCCGATCAGGGCGTCAACGGTCTGGTCAAGGTCGGCATCCGGCAGGATAACCAGGTGATTCTTGGCGCCGCCTAACGCCTGCACCCGTTTGCCGTGAAAGGTGGCTTGCCGGTAGATGGATTCGGCAACCACGGTTGAGCCCACGAAGCTTACGGCGGCCACGGTGGGGTGGGCGATCAGCCGCCCGACCAGCTCGGAGTCGCCGTGAAGGACCGTGAAAACGCCGGGGGGAATCCCGGCCTCGGCGAGCAGCCGCGCCAAATGCAGGCTGGGACCCGGATCGCGCTCGCTCGGTTTCAGAACGAAACAGTTACCGCAGGCGATCGCGATCGGGAACATCCACATCGGCACCATCACCGGAAAGTTGAAGGGGGTGATACCGACGACCACGCCCAACGGTTGACGAAACGAGAAGCTGTCGACGCTGGAACCCACTTGCGGGCTGTATTCGCCCTTGAGCAGTTGCGGGATGCCGCACGCGAACTCGATCACCTCGAGGCCGCGAAGCACTTCGCCCGCCGCATCCGGCACCGTCTTGCCATGTTCCTCAGAGATCAGACGCGCAAGTAAATCGTGGTCACGCTCGACCAGTTGTTTAAAGCGAAAGAGCAGCCGGGCGCGCTTTACGGGCGGCACGGCCGCCCAGGACTGAAAAGCATCGGCGGCCGCCCCTAGCGCCCGCTCGACGTCGGCGTCGGAAGCAAACGTGACGCGTTTGTCGGGCTTACCGGTTGCCGGGTTGAAAACCGGCACCGAACGTTTGGAAGAACCGTTCAGGGTGTCGTTGTTGACCCACAACGGTATGGCAGGAAGGGAGGAAAGGTCGGGGTCTTGACTCGAGTTCATGGCGGGACGGGAGATAATGCCACAAATGCCGCAACTGGAAAAATGCCACAAATCGCGGTCCCTGGCTCGTGGCATTTTTTTCACTCGCAGCACTTGCGTGCGTTCAAGGAAAGGCCATCGATGACGGAGGGCAGGGCCGGACCATCCGGCGAATGGATCGCGATCGCCCTGCCAGCGCGAGAAAGGAAACGGAATTCATAGCCATAGACGAGTAATGCGCCAGGCGCGGTAAGGGGCAGTTCCTGCGGATGGCATTCTTTCGATTTTGCTCTCCGTCATTTGTGGCATTTTTCGCTCGTGGCATTCTTGGCATTCTTCCGTTATGGCATCGTCTGGTGGTGTGCCGTGCTCGGCGGCGTCACCGTCGCGTGCGGACAAGGCGCTGTGCCCGAGCCCGCGATTCCGGCCGGCATGAACCAACCGCCCAGAGCGGTTCAGCCGGCTCGTGTGGTCCGGCCTTCTCCGGTCCCACCCCCGCCCGCCCAGGTGCCGCAGGTTTTGACGCGTTACAACGGCAGTTATTACGTGATTCCGGAACGCTCCGACAGTACGATTCTCGCCATCGATGGTACCGTGAAGCGGATTAACTGGTTTGTGCGCGGGGTGACGCGCAACCGTCTCAACGCCGTGAACCCGCCTTGCACGTCGGTGCACATTCAAGTCATTGACGCTCGAACCGTCGCGATCGGCACCGATCAATGGCCGACCTGGAATCACCGGCTCGACGGCACACCGATCCGGTGGCGGCGCAACCACCAGGAACAGTATGACGTCAGCCTGCGACTTTCACCTCGTGGAGTGCTGGAACAACGCTTTGTGGGGGCAGACGGCGAGCGGATTAACCGGTACATCCTGAGTGACGGCGGTAAGACCCTGGAAATGGAGGTCCTGGTCATGAGCCCGAAGCTGCCGCAGACCATTCATTACACGTTCCGGTTCGCCCGGACTTGAAGGCGTTCCGTCAGCATTCTTCGGCCGGTGGCGTTTGTGGCATGCTTCGGCTCGTGGCATTTAATGCGGTATGTGGTTGGCGGAACATTTTCATCATTGCCCGAAGTGCGGTAGCGCGGAGCTCAAGCGCAAGACGAATCGTTTTGAATGCCCGGCCTGCGGGTTCCATTTTTACCTTAACCCGGCTGCCGCTGCGGCCGGGTTGATCCTCTCCGAACGGCGGCCGGGCGAGATCTGCTTCATCAAACGAGCCAAAGAACCAAAGAAAGGCCGGTTGGCCCTGGTGGGTGGGTTTGTCGATCAGGGCGAATCCGTGGAGGAGGCGTTGGTACGCGAAGTACGGGAGGAACTGGGCGTTGAGGTGAGTGAGCTGATTTACCACGCCTCTTTTGCCAACGAGTACGTTTTTCACAACGTCAAGTACCCGGTAGCCGACACCTTTTTCGTGGTCCATGTCCGCCAGGAAAACTTTAAGATTGACGAGGCCGAAGTGGGCGAGGTTGCCTGGCGCGACGTAAGGACGCTCGACCTCGAGGAGCTTGCGTTTACGTCCATGCAACGGGCCGTCGCCAAATACCGTGACGGTCTGAAAAGTTCGCCGTAGGCGCAGGCCCATCCGCTCGCTATACTGGGTACGAATTACCCTGCATTTTTGGCCTGTCCTGAGGCGCGACAAATTTGACGCGCGATTCGCTGCCGGGACCCGTCTAAAGCGTGCGTCGCGGCCAATTTTACAGTAGCATGCCGGCGCGGGGGAGGTTACATCTT of Verrucomicrobiota bacterium contains these proteins:
- a CDS encoding sugar ABC transporter permease translates to MSMPTQATPAPPVAPSVTPPGKVEKPKLWQTLLMAPSVGLLLFWMIVPLAMTIIFSFRRFNLLNPDVQGFAGLDNYRFLWEDSSFYPAILNTVIIIGAVLVITVVFGVLLAVLYDKDFWGKNVATLLVIAPFFVMPTVSALVWKNMIMHPVYGLIALALRAVGLPAIDWFGTYPLLSVIIIIAWEWLPFAFLILYTSIKSLDTEQKEAAAIDGANPFQMFWFITLPHLQRSIGVVVMIETIFLLSIFAEIYTTTSGGPGHATTNLAYLVYSLGLQQFDVGIASAGGILAVVLANIVSTFLVRMMAQNLKGR
- a CDS encoding sugar ABC transporter substrate-binding protein, producing MKRFAFSPLLVLLSAVSIFAQQKTVTVATVNNPAMIELKKLSPKFEAANPDIKLNWVVLEENILRQRVTTDVSTGSGQFDLVFVGLYETPIFAKRGWLREFKNIPADYDLEDVFKGIRDGLSYNGKLYALPFYGESSMLMYRKDLFDAKGLTMPEQPTYDDIKKWADALTDKGAGVYGITLRGKPGWGENMAYVDTLINTFGGTWFDEKWHPTIDTPEWKKAITFYIDLMKADGPPGASANGFNENLTLFASGKAALWIDATSGAGPLYDKSQSQVADKVAFANAPIAVTPNGSHWLWSWVFAIPVKAKQPDAAQKFAEWATSKEYIKMVADDAGWATIPPGTRKSTYDNPDYQKAAPFAKVTLQAMQTADPTKPTAKAVPYIGIQFVGIPEFQSLGTVVGQNIAGALAGKMSVDQALKDSQAAAERAMKQAGYLK
- a CDS encoding NUDIX domain-containing protein, with the protein product MWLAEHFHHCPKCGSAELKRKTNRFECPACGFHFYLNPAAAAAGLILSERRPGEICFIKRAKEPKKGRLALVGGFVDQGESVEEALVREVREELGVEVSELIYHASFANEYVFHNVKYPVADTFFVVHVRQENFKIDEAEVGEVAWRDVRTLDLEELAFTSMQRAVAKYRDGLKSSP
- a CDS encoding carbohydrate ABC transporter permease, translated to MSANTTRTNWAWGILGWLVAVVLFFPIFWITITSFKTEQGAYSPSLIFMPTLESFRDVFARSNYMAFALNSIYISLGSTLVCFLLAIPAAYKMSFFPTPKTQSTLLWMLSTKMMPAVGVLVPIYLMFKTVGLLDSVPGLIFIYTLMNLPIAVWMSYTYFCEVPAAILEAARIDGASLWDELWHVLRPMALPGLSSTALLLIILSWNEAFWSINLTSAKAAPLTVFIASYSSPEGLFWAKLSAASVLAVAPILVMGWLTQKQLVRGLTFGAVK
- a CDS encoding CoA-acylating methylmalonate-semialdehyde dehydrogenase, giving the protein MNSSQDPDLSSLPAIPLWVNNDTLNGSSKRSVPVFNPATGKPDKRVTFASDADVERALGAAADAFQSWAAVPPVKRARLLFRFKQLVERDHDLLARLISEEHGKTVPDAAGEVLRGLEVIEFACGIPQLLKGEYSPQVGSSVDSFSFRQPLGVVVGITPFNFPVMVPMWMFPIAIACGNCFVLKPSERDPGPSLHLARLLAEAGIPPGVFTVLHGDSELVGRLIAHPTVAAVSFVGSTVVAESIYRQATFHGKRVQALGGAKNHLVILPDADLDQTVDALIGSAFGSAGERCMAISVAVPVGTQVANELVARLKPRVTALRIGPGDEAGSEMGPLVTAAHRERVASYLEVGVNEGARLVVDGRIADLPGQGFFLGGSLFDHVTPAMRVYQEEIFGPVLSVVRAANLDEAIRLVNTHPYGNGVALFTRDGAAARRFMLQVNVGMVGINVPIPVPMAFHSFGGWKRSLFGDHHVHGPEGVRFYTQLKNVTARWPGSTVTGAEFVMPT